In Dehalogenimonas etheniformans, one genomic interval encodes:
- the map gene encoding type I methionyl aminopeptidase, with product MGIILKSEREIALMRRAGIILGTVLQELKLKLRPGMKTAELDTLADTMLRKMGAVPSFKGYRGFPASVCVSINEEIVHGIPGERILKEGDIVSLDLGDIVEGFQADSALTAGVGQISKEAADLIAATEGALNAGIAAAKPGNRLGDIGSAVQNYAESRGYGVVREYAGHGIGQSMHEDPSVPNYGRPGNGMVLRRGMTLALEPMLNLGTWRTKVGADAWTVSTADDKLSAHFEHTIAITDGEAEVLTLAR from the coding sequence ATGGGTATTATTTTAAAATCGGAAAGGGAAATAGCGCTGATGCGCCGGGCCGGCATAATACTGGGCACGGTGCTGCAGGAGCTTAAATTAAAACTCAGACCTGGCATGAAAACGGCGGAACTAGACACACTGGCTGACACGATGCTGCGGAAAATGGGCGCGGTCCCCTCCTTCAAGGGTTACCGCGGCTTTCCGGCGAGCGTGTGCGTCTCGATAAACGAAGAGATCGTTCACGGCATCCCCGGCGAGCGTATCCTCAAAGAGGGCGACATCGTCTCGCTGGACCTGGGCGACATCGTCGAGGGTTTCCAGGCCGATTCCGCGTTGACCGCCGGGGTAGGGCAGATCTCAAAGGAAGCGGCTGATCTTATAGCCGCCACTGAAGGCGCCCTTAATGCCGGTATCGCGGCCGCCAAACCGGGCAACCGGCTGGGCGATATCGGTTCGGCGGTGCAGAATTATGCCGAGAGCCGCGGTTACGGCGTGGTCAGAGAATACGCCGGTCACGGCATCGGCCAATCGATGCACGAAGACCCGTCGGTGCCCAACTACGGCCGGCCGGGCAACGGCATGGTGCTGCGGCGGGGCATGACCCTGGCGCTGGAGCCGATGTTGAACCTGGGCACCTGGCGCACCAAGGTCGGCGCCGATGCTTGGACGGTATCTACCGCCGACGATAAGCTGTCGGCCCACTTCGAGCACACCATCGCCATCACCGACGGCGAGGCGGAGGTACTGACGCTGGCCAGGTAG
- the infA gene encoding translation initiation factor IF-1, translating into MPKKDAIEVEGTVLEALPNASFRVELANGHEVLAHISGKMRVHYIRILPGDRVLVELSPYDLTRGRVTYRFKS; encoded by the coding sequence ATGCCTAAGAAAGACGCTATCGAGGTCGAGGGTACGGTGCTGGAGGCGCTGCCCAACGCCAGTTTCAGGGTGGAACTGGCCAACGGGCACGAGGTGCTGGCCCATATCTCGGGCAAGATGCGGGTCCATTACATCAGAATACTGCCGGGCGACAGGGTTTTAGTCGAGCTTTCGCCCTATGACCTGACCCGGGGTCGGGTCACCTACCGGTTCAAGTCGTAA
- the rpmJ gene encoding 50S ribosomal protein L36 → MKVRASVKTRCEKCKIVRRNGVVRNICTNVKHKQRQG, encoded by the coding sequence GTGAAAGTCAGGGCATCGGTCAAGACAAGATGCGAAAAATGTAAAATCGTGCGGCGCAACGGCGTGGTCAGGAACATCTGCACCAACGTCAAGCACAAGCAGCGCCAGGGTTAA
- the rpsM gene encoding 30S ribosomal protein S13, whose amino-acid sequence MARIAGVDIPENKQVLYSLPYLYGIGPALSAKILARLDIEPTTKVNALTEEELNRLREVVDKEFRVEGDLRKEINLNVKRLIDIGSYRGMRHRRSLPVHGQRTRTNARTRRGPRKTVAGRGQKRGAAKK is encoded by the coding sequence ATGGCACGTATCGCCGGTGTAGATATTCCAGAGAACAAGCAGGTGCTGTATTCCCTGCCGTACCTTTACGGCATCGGTCCGGCCCTGTCGGCGAAAATCCTGGCGCGGCTCGATATCGAGCCGACGACCAAGGTGAACGCCCTTACCGAAGAGGAACTCAACCGTCTCCGCGAGGTCGTCGACAAGGAGTTCCGGGTCGAGGGCGATCTGCGCAAGGAGATCAACCTGAATGTCAAGCGGCTGATTGACATCGGCTCCTACCGCGGCATGCGCCATCGCCGCAGCTTGCCGGTACACGGGCAACGCACTCGCACTAACGCGCGCACCCGCCGCGGTCCCAGAAAGACCGTCGCCGGTCGCGGCCAGAAGCGCGGCGCGGCTAAGAAGTAA
- the rpsK gene encoding 30S ribosomal protein S11 — MATKKRVGVKKKEKRNIPVGKAYIQATFNNTIVTLADPQGNVLATTSSGNAGFKGSRKGTPYAAQMAATNCAKKAMESGLRQIEVFVKGPGSGREAAIRSLQAAGLIVTGIRDVTPIPHNGCRPPKRRRV; from the coding sequence ATGGCAACCAAGAAAAGGGTTGGCGTCAAGAAAAAAGAGAAGCGTAATATACCGGTAGGCAAGGCCTACATCCAGGCGACGTTCAACAATACGATCGTCACCCTGGCCGATCCGCAGGGCAACGTCCTGGCCACCACCAGTTCCGGCAACGCCGGCTTCAAGGGCTCCCGCAAGGGCACCCCTTACGCCGCCCAGATGGCTGCTACGAACTGCGCCAAGAAGGCCATGGAAAGCGGCCTGCGCCAGATCGAGGTCTTTGTGAAAGGTCCGGGCTCGGGGCGCGAAGCGGCCATACGCTCGCTGCAGGCCGCCGGCCTGATCGTCACCGGTATCCGCGACGTGACGCCGATTCCCCACAACGGTTGCCGCCCTCCCAAGAGAAGGAGGGTGTAA
- the rpsD gene encoding 30S ribosomal protein S4, with protein sequence MARYYLAVCRQCRRSGEKLMLKGNKCFSHCTFDKRPKPPGPQPNRPRRMSDRGTQLREKQKIRYSFGMLEREFRRFFAEAERQPGVTGDTLMLLLERRLDNVVYRLGLADSRAQARQLVRHGHIMVGGKNIDIPSYLVKESETIAFKEQSLKTGYYKRVLEIIESKAVPQWLTLDRKNLTCKVVSLPTTADLDQKLDARAAVEYYSR encoded by the coding sequence ATGGCTAGATATTATTTGGCAGTCTGCCGACAGTGCCGCCGCAGCGGCGAGAAACTCATGCTCAAGGGTAACAAGTGCTTTTCGCACTGTACCTTTGACAAGCGCCCCAAGCCGCCCGGACCGCAGCCCAACCGGCCGCGCCGCATGTCCGACCGCGGCACGCAGCTCCGCGAGAAGCAAAAGATCCGTTATTCTTTCGGTATGCTGGAGCGCGAGTTCCGGCGCTTCTTCGCCGAAGCCGAGCGTCAGCCCGGCGTTACCGGCGACACCCTGATGCTGCTCCTGGAACGACGGTTGGATAACGTCGTCTACCGCCTGGGACTGGCCGATTCCCGCGCCCAGGCACGGCAACTGGTGCGCCACGGTCATATTATGGTCGGCGGCAAGAATATCGATATCCCGTCATACCTGGTCAAGGAATCGGAAACCATCGCTTTCAAGGAGCAGAGTTTAAAGACCGGGTATTACAAGCGTGTCCTAGAGATCATCGAGTCCAAGGCGGTACCCCAGTGGTTGACCCTGGACCGCAAAAATCTTACCTGCAAGGTAGTCTCGCTGCCCACCACCGCCGACCTGGACCAGAAGCTGGACGCGCGGGCAGCAGTTGAGTACTACTCTCGTTAG
- a CDS encoding DNA-directed RNA polymerase subunit alpha, giving the protein MSDIAQPIIETKEASGDYAHFVAEPLDKGFGTTLGNALRRILLSSLPGAAVTQVRIEGVQHEFSPLPKAKEDTMDFLLNLKGLRLKSLANRPGRLILDVKGKKRITAADIEPSNDFEVANPDLYLLTLDDKDAHLYMEMDVELGRGYILADSKENPTIGTIPQDAIFSPVEKVNYTTEPVHMGQETGYERLHLHVWTDGTISPSQALSESAAILLKQFQPFTSVGGAPVIVHEKRVEKLAIPEEKFNMPIEQLDLSVRSLNCLRHAGITTVGEVMTRGIDELMGLRNFGLKSLNELEERLQVFGLSLNPGDGCPPEEAPILAEEEEEKKPKRKRSQAAAE; this is encoded by the coding sequence GTGTCAGATATTGCCCAGCCCATAATTGAAACAAAAGAGGCCAGCGGCGACTACGCCCATTTTGTCGCCGAGCCACTCGATAAAGGCTTCGGCACCACCCTGGGCAATGCCCTGAGGCGGATACTGTTGTCATCTCTGCCGGGAGCCGCGGTCACCCAGGTGCGCATCGAAGGCGTGCAGCACGAGTTTTCGCCGCTGCCCAAAGCCAAAGAAGACACCATGGATTTCCTGCTGAATCTTAAAGGGCTTCGATTGAAATCCCTGGCCAATAGGCCGGGCCGGCTCATCCTCGATGTCAAAGGCAAGAAGCGGATCACCGCCGCCGACATCGAACCCTCGAACGATTTCGAAGTCGCCAATCCCGACCTGTACCTGTTGACTCTGGACGATAAGGACGCCCACCTGTATATGGAAATGGACGTCGAACTGGGCCGGGGTTACATTCTGGCCGATTCCAAAGAAAACCCGACCATCGGCACCATTCCCCAGGACGCCATCTTCAGCCCGGTGGAGAAGGTTAACTACACTACCGAGCCGGTCCACATGGGGCAGGAGACGGGCTACGAGCGCCTGCACCTCCACGTCTGGACTGACGGCACTATCTCGCCGTCCCAGGCTCTGTCCGAGTCGGCGGCGATACTGCTGAAGCAGTTCCAGCCGTTCACCTCGGTCGGCGGAGCGCCGGTGATCGTCCACGAGAAGCGGGTCGAGAAACTGGCTATTCCCGAAGAGAAGTTCAACATGCCCATCGAGCAGCTCGACCTGTCGGTGCGGTCTTTGAACTGCTTGCGCCATGCCGGCATCACCACCGTCGGCGAGGTCATGACCCGGGGCATCGACGAACTTATGGGTCTCCGGAACTTCGGCCTGAAGAGCCTGAACGAACTGGAAGAGCGGCTGCAGGTCTTCGGCCTGTCGCTGAACCCGGGCGATGGCTGCCCGCCGGAAGAAGCGCCGATCTTGGCCGAGGAAGAAGAAGAAAAGAAACCCAAGCGCAAACGCTCACAGGCGGCTGCGGAGTAA
- the rplQ gene encoding 50S ribosomal protein L17, translating to MRHGNLVKRFDRDKGQREALFRGLVTDLLGYEKITTTEPRAKEIRRVAEKMVTLGKRGDLNARRQAMAYIYDEKIVEKLFGDLAKRYAERAGGYTRVIKIGPRLGDQAPEAVVELVK from the coding sequence ATGAGACACGGAAATCTTGTCAAGCGGTTCGACCGCGATAAAGGCCAGCGCGAAGCGCTGTTCCGCGGTCTGGTAACCGACCTTTTGGGTTATGAGAAGATCACGACCACCGAGCCCAGGGCCAAGGAGATCCGGCGCGTCGCCGAGAAGATGGTCACCCTGGGCAAGCGCGGCGATCTGAACGCCCGCCGCCAGGCCATGGCTTATATCTATGACGAGAAGATCGTCGAAAAACTGTTCGGCGACCTGGCCAAGCGCTACGCCGAACGAGCCGGCGGCTACACCCGGGTCATCAAGATCGGGCCGAGGCTCGGCGACCAGGCTCCCGAAGCAGTGGTGGAGCTCGTCAAGTAA
- the truA gene encoding tRNA pseudouridine(38-40) synthase TruA — protein MATKVALIIEYDGTRLVGSQYQSRGATVQSELEAAIEKLTGEKLRVLLASRTDTGVSAQGQVACFRGALKLPPERVMGGLNRFLPDDIAVKAVYRIPDSLDVRREAVSREYVYRIWNSPVPSPLNERFRFRVAVPLDEQAMDAAAKTLAGTHDLAAFGSAGASGKSTVRTVYEAGVNREGLELSFRMVASSFLTHQIRNTVGALIKVGQGRMSPEEFGALLEVKKPGSAGPAAPGKGLCLVKINYLRDLGDYNENI, from the coding sequence TTGGCAACCAAAGTAGCTTTAATAATTGAATATGACGGCACCAGGCTGGTGGGGTCGCAGTACCAGAGCCGGGGCGCCACGGTCCAGTCGGAACTGGAGGCGGCTATCGAAAAGCTGACCGGGGAAAAGCTCCGGGTGCTGCTTGCCAGCCGCACCGACACCGGGGTTTCAGCCCAAGGCCAGGTGGCCTGTTTCCGCGGCGCGTTGAAGCTGCCGCCGGAGCGGGTCATGGGCGGGTTGAACCGCTTCCTTCCCGATGACATCGCGGTGAAGGCGGTCTACCGGATACCGGACTCGCTGGATGTTCGTCGGGAGGCGGTCAGCCGGGAGTACGTCTACCGCATCTGGAACAGCCCGGTGCCATCGCCTTTGAACGAGCGCTTTCGCTTCCGGGTGGCAGTACCGCTGGACGAACAGGCGATGGACGCGGCAGCCAAAACGCTCGCCGGCACCCACGACCTGGCAGCCTTCGGCAGCGCGGGAGCATCTGGCAAGAGCACGGTGCGCACCGTCTATGAAGCGGGAGTTAACCGCGAGGGGCTGGAATTGTCCTTCCGGATGGTGGCCAGCTCGTTCCTGACCCACCAGATCAGGAACACCGTGGGCGCCCTGATAAAAGTGGGGCAGGGCAGGATGAGTCCCGAAGAGTTCGGGGCATTATTGGAAGTTAAAAAACCGGGATCGGCCGGTCCGGCAGCGCCGGGCAAAGGGCTGTGCCTGGTGAAGATAAACTACCTGAGAGACTTGGGAGATTACAATGAAAACATTTAG
- the rplM gene encoding 50S ribosomal protein L13, giving the protein MKTFSVKAGDITREWHVIDAEGKVLGQVAAQAAVWLQGKHKPTFSRHLDTGDGVIIINAGKITATGKKGTDKFYYRHSGYPGGFRKESLNEALEKKPTFPLEHAIRGMLPRNRLGSAMFKKLRVYAGAEHPHLSQAPAKSEA; this is encoded by the coding sequence ATGAAAACATTTAGCGTCAAGGCGGGGGATATCACCCGCGAGTGGCACGTCATTGATGCCGAGGGCAAGGTCCTGGGGCAGGTGGCGGCCCAGGCGGCGGTCTGGCTGCAAGGCAAGCACAAGCCGACCTTCAGCCGGCATCTGGACACAGGCGACGGCGTCATCATCATCAACGCCGGCAAGATAACCGCCACCGGCAAGAAGGGCACCGATAAATTTTACTATCGCCACTCCGGCTACCCGGGCGGGTTCCGCAAGGAAAGCCTGAACGAAGCCCTGGAGAAGAAGCCGACCTTCCCGCTGGAGCATGCCATCCGCGGCATGCTGCCGCGCAACCGCCTTGGTTCGGCGATGTTCAAGAAACTGCGCGTCTACGCCGGCGCGGAGCACCCGCACCTGAGCCAGGCTCCGGCGAAGTCCGAAGCCTAA
- the rpsI gene encoding 30S ribosomal protein S9, which produces MDTKKNYFQGTGRRKSAVAQVRLTPGKGAIVVDGKPFEEIFHRPEYVRAVMKPFEVTETSGKFSVMIKCSGGGISGQSDAIAMGVSRALISVDEKNKAVLRQNGLLTRDPRTKERKKAGLKRARKAPQYTKR; this is translated from the coding sequence ATGGATACGAAAAAGAACTATTTCCAGGGTACCGGCCGCCGCAAGTCTGCAGTCGCCCAGGTCAGGCTGACGCCGGGCAAGGGCGCCATTGTCGTTGACGGCAAGCCGTTCGAAGAGATTTTCCACCGGCCGGAATATGTCCGCGCGGTGATGAAGCCGTTTGAGGTCACCGAGACCTCAGGCAAATTCAGCGTGATGATCAAGTGTTCCGGCGGCGGGATCTCCGGCCAGAGCGACGCCATCGCCATGGGCGTGTCCCGCGCTCTCATCTCCGTCGATGAGAAGAACAAAGCGGTGCTGCGCCAGAACGGCCTGCTGACCCGCGATCCCAGGACTAAAGAGCGCAAAAAGGCTGGCCTCAAACGGGCTCGCAAGGCGCCTCAGTACACCAAGCGTTAA
- a CDS encoding reductive dehalogenase: MSKFHSMVSRRDFMKFMGYTGMGVGAAVAASGPVFHDLDELLSADTGNIQKRPWYVKERDFYNPTVEVDWDVLKRPNPFHTGQNKATCVMYMGQERADNQNKLGYQYVNQQIQSGAPGYSYLNRALRKVNVTYGWPAYMGKSWAGNSVNINWKGDTDMESTNRQKETTIYYDTPEERGEPKWTGTPEEATKVMAAFMRYRGSAINGFGILDQRMRTQVVSKSQKHSDKRVIVFEDVEKAYEVSGGKYVIPNKELYYFVNWELMARELFRCTPAFGGLANASDMVGDIVKASTWDFLRYLGYQMIGAGSDNTVPFVEGAVANLTGVCENSRNQLYCLNPEYGAIGRLHSYITDLPMAPTKPVDAGMWRFCHSCHKCANTCPSGSISQEKQPSWEITPIKGKESLIHNPGTKEFWSDGVGCRLFRNENGGVGGNEIAGCQVCWGECTFTVDNAAMVHNLIKGTVANVSIFNGFFFKMGETFGYGSSDEKSDEWWDLSLPVMGIDTTTVAYDKGYRK, from the coding sequence ATGTCTAAGTTTCATAGCATGGTGAGTCGCAGAGATTTCATGAAGTTCATGGGTTATACCGGCATGGGAGTAGGAGCGGCTGTCGCGGCGTCAGGACCAGTCTTTCACGACCTTGACGAGCTGTTGTCAGCTGATACTGGAAATATTCAGAAACGACCTTGGTATGTGAAAGAACGAGATTTCTATAATCCAACTGTTGAAGTCGATTGGGATGTGCTTAAGCGTCCTAACCCGTTCCACACTGGGCAAAACAAGGCTACATGCGTGATGTATATGGGGCAAGAACGTGCAGACAATCAAAACAAACTTGGCTACCAATATGTTAACCAACAGATACAATCTGGTGCTCCCGGGTATTCTTATCTTAATCGAGCTCTGAGAAAGGTAAACGTAACATACGGGTGGCCTGCGTATATGGGGAAAAGCTGGGCGGGTAATTCGGTGAACATCAACTGGAAGGGTGACACCGACATGGAGAGCACCAATCGTCAAAAAGAAACCACTATATACTACGACACTCCGGAGGAAAGGGGTGAGCCTAAATGGACCGGGACACCGGAAGAGGCCACTAAGGTGATGGCAGCTTTCATGCGGTATCGCGGCTCAGCGATCAATGGCTTCGGTATTCTTGACCAACGTATGCGCACTCAGGTTGTGTCCAAATCCCAAAAACACTCTGACAAACGTGTGATTGTTTTTGAGGATGTCGAGAAAGCTTATGAAGTATCTGGGGGTAAGTACGTAATCCCTAATAAGGAATTATACTACTTTGTCAATTGGGAGCTCATGGCTAGGGAGCTCTTCCGCTGTACTCCTGCGTTCGGCGGATTAGCTAACGCAAGTGATATGGTCGGTGATATAGTCAAAGCAAGTACGTGGGATTTTCTCCGGTATTTGGGCTACCAAATGATTGGTGCCGGCTCTGACAACACAGTTCCATTTGTCGAGGGTGCTGTCGCCAACCTGACCGGTGTCTGTGAGAATAGCCGGAATCAACTCTATTGTCTGAATCCTGAATATGGTGCGATTGGAAGGTTACACAGTTACATCACCGACTTGCCGATGGCACCAACCAAGCCGGTCGATGCAGGAATGTGGCGTTTCTGCCATTCATGCCACAAGTGCGCAAATACTTGCCCTTCAGGTTCTATCTCGCAGGAAAAACAACCTTCTTGGGAAATTACTCCGATAAAGGGAAAGGAGAGCCTGATTCATAATCCCGGTACCAAAGAATTTTGGTCTGACGGTGTGGGTTGCAGACTCTTCCGAAATGAAAATGGAGGCGTTGGTGGGAATGAAATTGCGGGTTGCCAGGTTTGTTGGGGGGAATGCACGTTTACTGTCGACAATGCGGCTATGGTTCATAATCTGATTAAAGGTACCGTTGCTAACGTCAGTATATTCAACGGATTTTTCTTCAAAATGGGAGAGACATTTGGGTATGGCTCTTCGGATGAAAAGAGCGACGAATGGTGGGATTTGTCTTTGCCAGTAATGGGAATAGACACAACAACGGTTGCATATGATAAGGGTTATAGAAAATAG
- a CDS encoding reductive dehalogenase codes for MVSRRDFMKGLGLLGAGLGAAASAAPAFHDLDEVLSAPSANLKRPWYVKERDFYNPTLEIDWDMQKRYDARLTGQTGYVQAQYYGKARTVAATSVGNEAVKQHIAANDLGYGLKTLAIGQSLTKPDVVRTWTGPVQAQTNLFMPSKAKTPAERGVPKWTGTPEEANKMLNVAMRMFGGALFAYGDLDDRMRNKVVHLYQRGDANNNKFIDSWPPPAADSPPFVYEDVPEGYDSGGTNRKLVIPSKPMYWICFSLPGARHQYQNAPSMNSQGRWSHDALRCIFYPSLYNFLRSLGYQMLGFVMSDGVDPLPHGATTILGGIGERSRQDVLSFSPEYGLAHSMWSVLTDLPVAPTKPIDAGMWRFCKTCTKCADVCPVSAISKEKETSWELPLIEGKPNLLHNPGTKSLWTNGASCRIYINEAGHGCKQCIGNCTFTVGTGAMAHEVVKGTIANISVFNSFFFSLANSFDYGIRNPEDFWDMDLPVLGYDMKVGSPV; via the coding sequence ATGGTGAGTCGAAGAGATTTCATGAAAGGTCTTGGATTGTTGGGTGCCGGCTTGGGTGCCGCGGCTAGTGCCGCCCCTGCGTTCCATGACTTGGACGAGGTTCTGTCAGCACCATCAGCGAACCTGAAGCGTCCTTGGTATGTTAAAGAAAGAGACTTCTACAATCCGACACTGGAAATAGATTGGGATATGCAAAAACGGTACGATGCAAGATTAACGGGCCAAACTGGCTATGTCCAAGCCCAGTATTACGGTAAGGCGAGAACTGTTGCAGCAACATCCGTTGGTAATGAGGCTGTTAAACAGCATATCGCGGCGAATGACTTGGGTTATGGGTTGAAAACCTTGGCGATTGGTCAAAGCTTGACCAAACCAGACGTCGTTCGGACATGGACCGGTCCTGTGCAAGCTCAAACAAACTTATTTATGCCTTCGAAAGCCAAAACACCGGCCGAACGAGGTGTCCCAAAATGGACTGGTACTCCTGAAGAAGCCAACAAAATGTTAAATGTAGCTATGCGGATGTTTGGTGGGGCACTTTTTGCTTATGGTGACCTTGACGACCGAATGCGTAATAAAGTGGTGCACCTTTATCAGCGCGGAGATGCCAACAACAATAAGTTTATAGATAGTTGGCCACCACCTGCCGCGGATTCTCCACCTTTTGTGTATGAGGACGTACCTGAAGGATATGACAGCGGTGGTACGAATCGCAAACTAGTAATCCCCTCAAAGCCAATGTATTGGATTTGTTTTTCATTGCCTGGTGCAAGGCACCAGTATCAAAATGCGCCTTCAATGAACTCGCAGGGAAGATGGTCGCACGACGCATTACGATGCATTTTCTATCCCTCACTGTACAATTTCCTTCGCTCTCTTGGTTATCAAATGCTAGGATTTGTAATGAGTGATGGAGTCGACCCACTCCCGCATGGAGCGACTACGATATTGGGTGGCATTGGGGAGAGAAGCCGCCAGGATGTTTTAAGTTTCAGCCCTGAATATGGTTTGGCTCATTCTATGTGGAGTGTTCTAACCGATTTGCCGGTTGCACCTACAAAACCAATCGACGCAGGCATGTGGCGTTTTTGCAAGACTTGCACCAAATGCGCGGATGTTTGTCCCGTCTCAGCGATTTCAAAGGAAAAAGAGACCTCATGGGAGTTGCCTCTCATAGAAGGTAAACCAAATCTCCTACACAATCCAGGTACTAAATCTCTTTGGACTAATGGGGCAAGTTGTAGGATTTACATTAATGAAGCCGGCCACGGCTGCAAGCAGTGTATCGGTAATTGCACTTTCACTGTCGGGACAGGTGCCATGGCTCATGAAGTAGTGAAGGGTACAATAGCTAATATCAGTGTTTTTAATAGTTTCTTTTTCTCATTAGCGAACAGCTTCGACTATGGGATAAGAAATCCGGAAGATTTCTGGGATATGGATTTACCCGTTCTGGGTTACGACATGAAAGTTGGGTCCCCAGTATGA